One segment of Triticum aestivum cultivar Chinese Spring chromosome 2A, IWGSC CS RefSeq v2.1, whole genome shotgun sequence DNA contains the following:
- the LOC123189029 gene encoding stearoyl-[acyl-carrier-protein] 9-desaturase 5, chloroplastic, with translation MAFRACLPSHKASPSPSVAQRRAGNGAPPVVVMASTMNEVKTAKKPYAPPREVHLQVMHSLPAQKQEIFDSLQSWARDNLLNLLKPVEKSWQPQDFLPDPSSEGFYDEVKELRERAKEIPDDYFVCLVGDMVTEEALPTYQTMLNTLDGVRDETGASPTAWAVWTRAWTAEENRHGDLLNKYMYLSGRVDMRQIEKTIQYLIGSGMDPGTENNPYMGFLYTSFQERATFISHGNTARHAKQFGDLKLAQICGTIAADEKRHETAYTKIVEKLFEIDPDYTVLAFADMMRKKISMPAHLMYDGEDDNLFEHFSSVAQRLGVYTAKDYADILEFLVQRWKVADLTGLSGEGRRSQDYVCTLATRFRRLDERAQARAKQGPVVPFSWVYDRKVQL, from the exons ATGGCGTTCAGGGCCTGCCTCCCGTCCCAcaaggcctcgccgtcgccttccGTCGCGCAGAGGAGGGCCGGCAATGGGGCACCGCCGGTGGTGGTCATGGCCTCCACCATGAACGA GGTCAAAACTGCCAAAAAGCCCTATGCTCCCCCACGCGAGGTGCATCTCCAAGTCATGCATTCGCTACCAGCACAAAAGCAGGAGATCTTTGATTCACTTCAATCTTGGGCTAGGGACAACCTATTGAACCTTCTGAAGCCAGTTGAGAAGTCATGGCAGCCACAGGACTTCCTACCAGACCCTTCTTCCGAGGGATTTTATGATGAAGTAAAAGAACTGAGGGAGCGGGCAAAGGAAATCCCTGATGACTACTTTGTTTGCCTAGTTGGTGACATGGTTACTGAGGAAGCCCTTCCTACGTACCAAACAATGCTCAACACCCTTGATGGTGTCCGAGATGAAACTGGCGCAAGCCCAACTGCCTGGGCTGTTTGGACAAGAGCATGGACTGCTGAAGAAAACAGGCACGGTGATCTTCTGAACAAGTACATGTACCTTTCCGGACGGGTTGACATGAGACAAATTGAGAAGACTATACAGTACCTTATTGGTTCTGGAATG GATCCAGGAACTGAGAACAATCCCTACATGGGTTTCCTTTACACATCATTCCAAGAGAGAGCTACTTTCATATCCCATGGCAATACTGCTAGGCATGCCAAGCAATTTGGGGACCTTAAACTGGCCCAGATATGTGGTACAATAGCAGCTGATGAGAAGCGCCATGAGACGGCTTACACCAAGATAGTTGAAAAGCTTTTTGAAATAGATCCTGACTACACGGTGCTTGCATTTGCTGACATGATGAGGAAGAAAATCTCAATGCCTGCTCATCTCATGTACGATGGTGAGGACGACAACCTATTCGAGCACTTCAGCTCGGTGGCGCAGCGGCTTGGGGTCTACACAGCGAAAGACTACGCCGACATCCTCGAGTTCTTGGTCCAGAGGTGGAAAGTTGCAGATCTCACTGGACTGTCCGGTGAAGGAAGGCGGTCGCAGGACTATGTTTGCACTTTGGCAACGAGATTCAGGCGGCTGGACGAAAGAGCGCAGGCAAGGGCGAAACAGGGGCCTGTGGTTCCATTCAGCTGGGTCTACGACCGCAAAGTGCAGCTCTAA